The Crocosphaera subtropica ATCC 51142 genome includes a window with the following:
- a CDS encoding ABC transporter ATP-binding protein → MAKVTLQDINKSFPQRGGKSKGDRVKVLHHIDLEIKDGEFMVLVGPSGCGKSTLLRMIAGLETATSGNIWVGEENVTQLPPKQRDIAMVFQNYALYPHLNVYDNIAFGLRRMTQGVKEENKSALPGKLEKGLTGLTRAFPKEFRYHSATETSIKQKVQQVAQLLQLESLLNRLPKDLSGGQKQRVALGRAIARNPQVFLMDEPMSNLDATLRAETRSQIVQLQRKLGITTIYVTHDQIEAMTMGDRIAVMNQGQIQQVASPLELYHHPANCFVAGFIGTPPMNFLPVNIEYPLQISHRKFSFILPSKWKHCLQKNNKRSVILGIRPEHITVGTSSTENLQVQVNLVENLGNEIYLFTETLDETPSQIIVRLSGEKSVKIGEKLWLSLNQEKIHLFDSESEQSLL, encoded by the coding sequence GTGGCCAAAGTTACTTTACAAGATATCAACAAAAGTTTTCCTCAACGGGGGGGAAAATCAAAGGGGGATCGGGTCAAAGTATTGCATCATATTGACCTAGAAATTAAGGACGGGGAATTTATGGTGTTGGTGGGTCCGTCAGGTTGCGGAAAAAGTACCCTTTTACGAATGATTGCCGGACTGGAAACAGCTACATCCGGCAACATCTGGGTAGGGGAAGAAAATGTTACCCAGTTGCCCCCGAAACAGCGAGACATTGCTATGGTGTTTCAAAATTATGCCCTTTATCCCCATCTCAATGTTTACGATAATATTGCCTTTGGTTTACGTCGCATGACACAAGGGGTAAAAGAGGAAAATAAGTCTGCTTTGCCTGGGAAACTCGAAAAAGGTTTAACGGGTTTAACCAGGGCATTTCCTAAGGAATTTCGTTACCATTCCGCAACAGAAACAAGTATTAAGCAAAAAGTTCAACAAGTTGCCCAATTATTACAATTAGAATCTTTATTAAATCGCTTACCCAAAGATTTATCAGGGGGACAAAAACAACGGGTTGCTTTGGGACGGGCGATCGCTAGAAATCCTCAAGTTTTTTTGATGGATGAACCCATGTCTAATTTAGATGCAACTTTACGGGCTGAAACTCGTTCTCAAATTGTTCAATTACAGCGAAAACTAGGAATTACAACGATTTACGTCACTCACGATCAAATAGAAGCGATGACGATGGGTGACCGCATTGCTGTTATGAATCAAGGGCAAATTCAACAGGTTGCTTCTCCTTTAGAATTGTATCATCATCCAGCTAACTGTTTTGTAGCTGGCTTTATTGGGACTCCTCCTATGAATTTTTTACCCGTTAATATTGAATATCCTCTGCAAATTAGTCACCGTAAATTTAGTTTTATTCTTCCTTCCAAATGGAAACATTGTTTACAAAAAAATAATAAAAGATCGGTTATTTTGGGAATTCGTCCCGAACATATTACAGTCGGAACTTCTAGTACAGAAAATTTACAAGTTCAAGTCAATTTAGTAGAAAATTTAGGTAATGAAATTTATTTATTTACCGAAACATTAGATGAAACACCGTCTCAAATCATTGTTCGTCTTTCAGGAGAGAAGTCAGTCAAAATCGGTGAAAAACTCTGGTTATCTCTTAATCAAGAAAAAATACATCTTTTTGATAGTGAAAGCGAACAATCTTTATTGTAG
- a CDS encoding SGNH/GDSL hydrolase family protein: protein MPKSNKLKQLNSNLLLGLGGAIFALMIGEIALRIMGIAYPSFYQADSHRGHALIPGVSGWWKHEGEGWVSVNNDGLRDKDYTKEKPENTFRIAVIGDSFAEAIQVNAEDTFWSLMENQLPQCQKFKNENIEVINFGVGDYGTAQEYMTLKHHVSEYSPDLVILAVFTGNDIINNSKTLSPDDRFSPFLIKNEGEYTLDMSFKETETYQWRNSFTRKAIFSIINNSRILQLLNETRVAIKKNRQLLGNHTASDNQDALQYLDFTPELYKNSDPNWKEAWNITDELIKLIQQETKSINSDLLVVTLSNPAQVYPDAAYREQYFNQAGVKDPFYPDRRIENLGKQQGFEVLTLSPLFQSYADENNTFLHGFENTSLGSGHWNESGHQLAGEIISKKICTTED, encoded by the coding sequence ATGCCTAAATCAAACAAATTAAAACAATTAAATAGTAATCTTTTGTTAGGACTAGGAGGGGCAATTTTTGCTTTAATGATTGGAGAAATTGCCCTAAGAATAATGGGTATTGCTTACCCTAGTTTTTATCAAGCTGATTCCCATCGTGGCCATGCTTTAATTCCAGGGGTATCAGGATGGTGGAAACACGAAGGAGAAGGATGGGTATCGGTTAATAACGATGGATTAAGAGATAAAGATTATACAAAAGAAAAGCCTGAAAATACCTTTAGAATTGCTGTTATTGGTGACTCATTCGCTGAAGCGATACAAGTGAATGCAGAGGATACATTTTGGTCACTGATGGAAAATCAATTACCTCAATGTCAAAAGTTTAAAAACGAAAACATTGAAGTTATTAATTTTGGGGTGGGTGACTATGGTACTGCACAAGAATATATGACCTTAAAACATCATGTTAGTGAGTATTCTCCCGATTTAGTTATCTTAGCCGTTTTTACAGGTAACGATATTATTAACAACTCAAAAACTTTAAGTCCTGATGATAGATTTAGTCCCTTTTTGATCAAAAATGAGGGAGAATATACTTTAGATATGTCCTTCAAGGAAACAGAAACCTATCAATGGCGAAATAGTTTTACGAGAAAAGCAATTTTTTCGATTATTAATAATTCTCGCATTTTGCAATTACTCAATGAAACAAGAGTCGCAATTAAAAAGAATCGTCAATTATTAGGAAATCACACAGCAAGCGATAATCAAGATGCACTTCAGTATCTTGATTTTACGCCAGAACTTTACAAAAATAGTGATCCTAATTGGAAAGAAGCATGGAATATTACAGATGAGTTAATTAAATTGATTCAACAAGAAACAAAATCCATTAACTCAGATTTATTAGTGGTAACATTAAGTAATCCTGCTCAAGTCTATCCTGATGCTGCTTATCGAGAACAATATTTTAATCAAGCAGGAGTTAAAGACCCGTTTTATCCAGATAGACGGATTGAAAATTTAGGAAAACAACAAGGATTTGAAGTCTTAACCTTATCCCCTTTATTTCAATCTTATGCTGATGAGAATAACACCTTTTTGCACGGGTTTGAGAATACAAGCCTGGGGAGTGGTCACTGGAATGAATCGGGTCATCAATTAGCAGGAGAAATCATCAGTAAAAAAATTTGTACAACGGAAGACTAA
- a CDS encoding thioredoxin family protein, whose amino-acid sequence MMLSVNNHNFSHVVLESPNPVLVNFWAPWCGLCLLINPFLHKIQNEWDGPLEVVSINADQNFQLANTYRLKNLPTLILFNEGKIIHRIEEIKGRDELIQQLHCVKVNSLPKSA is encoded by the coding sequence ATGATGTTGTCTGTTAACAATCACAATTTTTCCCACGTTGTTCTAGAGTCCCCTAACCCCGTCTTGGTCAACTTCTGGGCCCCTTGGTGTGGGTTATGTCTGTTAATTAATCCCTTTCTCCATAAAATTCAGAATGAATGGGATGGACCGTTAGAAGTGGTAAGTATTAATGCTGATCAAAATTTTCAATTGGCTAATACTTATCGTCTCAAAAATTTACCCACTTTAATTCTTTTTAATGAAGGAAAAATTATTCATCGTATTGAAGAGATTAAAGGAAGGGATGAACTGATACAACAGTTACATTGCGTTAAGGTGAATAGTCTGCCTAAATCAGCGTAA
- a CDS encoding DUF4238 domain-containing protein, with the protein MAGRTFLSFLNKEICIYVSKTPIFITSDNPVIISDGDPHSRSDILNPKSIIQCAITPKILIVIYPSLKCNYLSEYELEKMLKVSNKGHFDDENFKKLNHQKIKVKIIHNLKIKELYNELILIEAKKWLFSSNENLLQQILYLFPQRLKERPKITNLNNPSIFVPSRIKFFNECLKDLL; encoded by the coding sequence ATGGCAGGAAGAACTTTTTTATCATTTTTAAACAAAGAAATTTGTATTTATGTTAGTAAAACACCCATTTTTATTACTTCTGATAATCCGGTTATAATAAGTGATGGTGATCCACATAGCCGCAGTGATATTTTAAATCCAAAATCTATTATACAGTGTGCAATTACTCCTAAAATTTTAATAGTAATTTATCCTAGTCTAAAATGTAACTATTTATCTGAATATGAGTTAGAGAAAATGTTAAAAGTTAGTAATAAGGGGCATTTTGATGATGAAAATTTTAAAAAATTAAATCATCAGAAAATAAAAGTAAAAATTATACATAATTTAAAGATTAAAGAATTGTACAATGAACTTATTTTAATTGAAGCAAAGAAATGGTTATTTTCAAGTAATGAAAACTTGCTACAACAGATTTTATATCTTTTCCCACAAAGATTAAAAGAAAGACCTAAAATTACTAATCTTAATAATCCCTCTATCTTTGTTCCTTCAAGAATAAAATTTTTTAATGAGTGCTTAAAAGATTTACTATAA
- the rpsJ gene encoding 30S ribosomal protein S10, translating to MATLAQQKIRIRLKAFDRRLLDTSCEKIVDTANRTDATAIGPIPLPTKRRIYCVLRSPHVDKDSREHFETRTHRRIIDIYQPSSKTIDALMKLDLPAGVEIEVKL from the coding sequence ATGGCAACTCTAGCACAACAAAAAATCCGCATCCGTTTAAAAGCCTTTGACCGTCGTTTATTAGATACGTCTTGTGAAAAGATTGTCGATACCGCTAACCGTACTGACGCAACTGCGATAGGACCCATACCTTTACCGACAAAAAGACGGATCTATTGTGTTCTGCGATCGCCCCACGTTGATAAAGATTCACGGGAACACTTTGAAACCAGAACCCATAGACGTATTATTGACATTTATCAGCCTTCTTCTAAGACGATTGATGCTTTGATGAAATTAGATTTACCTGCCGGTGTAGAAATCGAAGTTAAATTATAG
- the tuf gene encoding elongation factor Tu, protein MARAKFERTKPHVNIGTIGHVDHGKTTLTAAITMTLAAAGSAKARKYEDIDAAPEEKARGITINTAHVEYETPNRHYAHVDCPGHADYVKNMITGAAQMDGAILVVSAADGPMPQTREHILLAKQVGVPSLVVFLNKKDQVDDEELLELVELEVRELLSEYDFPGDDIPIISGSALMAVNALIDNPNIKPGENEWTDQVLELMKAVDDNIPEPEREIDKPFLMAVEDVFSISGRGTVATGRIERGKVKVGETIEIVGIRDTRSTTVTGVEMFQKTLDEGMAGDNVGLLLRGIKKEDIERGMVIAKPGSITPHTQFEGEVYVLTKEEGGRHTPFFKNYRPQFYVRTTDVTGTIQDYTADDGSAVEMVMPGDRIKMTVELISPIAIEQGMRFAIREGGRTIGAGVVSKILK, encoded by the coding sequence ATGGCACGCGCAAAATTTGAACGGACTAAACCTCACGTTAACATCGGTACTATCGGTCACGTTGACCATGGTAAAACAACCTTAACTGCTGCTATCACCATGACCTTAGCAGCAGCAGGAAGTGCAAAAGCTCGTAAATATGAGGACATTGATGCTGCCCCCGAAGAAAAAGCACGGGGTATTACCATCAACACTGCTCACGTTGAATACGAAACCCCGAACCGTCACTATGCTCACGTTGACTGCCCTGGCCACGCTGACTATGTAAAAAACATGATCACAGGAGCAGCACAAATGGACGGAGCCATCTTAGTGGTATCTGCTGCTGATGGCCCAATGCCTCAAACCCGTGAACATATTCTCTTAGCTAAACAGGTTGGGGTTCCTAGCTTAGTGGTCTTCTTGAATAAAAAAGATCAAGTCGATGATGAAGAACTCTTAGAATTGGTTGAACTCGAAGTCCGAGAACTTCTTAGCGAGTACGATTTTCCCGGAGATGATATTCCTATTATCTCAGGATCAGCCTTAATGGCCGTTAATGCTCTTATCGATAACCCCAACATTAAGCCAGGGGAAAACGAGTGGACTGATCAAGTCCTCGAATTGATGAAAGCAGTAGACGACAATATTCCTGAACCTGAACGGGAAATTGATAAGCCCTTCTTGATGGCAGTTGAAGACGTATTCTCCATCTCTGGTCGGGGTACTGTAGCCACCGGACGGATTGAACGGGGTAAAGTGAAGGTGGGAGAAACCATTGAGATTGTAGGGATCAGAGACACCCGTAGCACTACCGTCACCGGCGTGGAAATGTTCCAGAAAACCCTAGACGAAGGGATGGCAGGGGATAACGTGGGTTTACTCCTACGGGGTATCAAAAAAGAAGATATTGAACGGGGAATGGTTATCGCCAAACCTGGCTCTATCACCCCTCATACCCAGTTTGAAGGAGAAGTTTATGTTCTCACCAAAGAAGAAGGTGGCCGTCATACTCCTTTCTTCAAAAACTATCGTCCTCAGTTCTATGTAAGAACCACCGACGTAACCGGAACCATCCAAGACTATACCGCTGACGATGGTAGTGCCGTAGAAATGGTCATGCCCGGCGATCGCATTAAAATGACAGTAGAGTTAATCAGTCCTATTGCCATTGAACAAGGAATGCGTTTTGCTATCCGTGAAGGTGGCCGTACCATCGGTGCCGGTGTTGTTTCTAAAATTCTTAAGTAG